A DNA window from Streptomyces parvus contains the following coding sequences:
- a CDS encoding thioredoxin domain-containing protein, with amino-acid sequence MNRLAGVTSPYLLQHADNPVDWWPWAPEAFEEARRRDVPVLLSVGYSACHWCHVMAHESFEDDETAAYLNAHFVPVKVDREERPDVDAVYMEAVQAATGHGGWPMTVFLTPDAEPFYFGTYFPPEPRHGSPSFQQVLEGVTTAWTDRREEVAEVAGRIVADLAGRSLVHGGDGVPGESEVAQALLGLTREYDEQHGGFGGAPKFPPAMAVEFLLRHHARTGAEGALQMAADTCTAMARGGIYDQLGGGFARYSVDREWIVPHFEKMLYDNALLCRVYAHLWRATGSDEARRIALETADFMVRELRTAEGGFASALDADSEDAEGRHVEGAYYVWTPEQLRDVLGEDDAAFAAACFGVTEEGTFEEGASVLRLPGDAGPVDAARVAGVRARLLAARDERPHPGRDDKVVAAWNGLAIAALAETGAYFDRPDLVERATEAADLLVRVHLGEVARLTRTSKDGRAGDNAGVLEDYGDVAEGFLALAAVTGEGAWLEFAGFLLDIVLEQFTGEGGQLFDTAHDAEQLIRRPQDPTDSATPSGWTAAAGALLSYAAYTGSEPHRTAAEGALGVVKALGPRVPRFVGWGLAVAEALLDGPREVAVAGPVGGELHRTALLGRAPGAVVAAGEGPGAGAEFPLLVDRPPVGGEPTAYVCRHFVCDAPTTDAGELADKLGG; translated from the coding sequence ATGAACCGGTTGGCTGGTGTGACCTCGCCTTATTTGCTTCAGCACGCTGACAACCCGGTCGACTGGTGGCCCTGGGCGCCGGAGGCCTTCGAGGAGGCGCGGCGGCGTGACGTACCCGTTCTGCTGTCGGTCGGCTACTCCGCGTGCCACTGGTGCCACGTCATGGCGCACGAGTCCTTCGAGGACGACGAGACCGCCGCTTACCTCAACGCGCACTTCGTGCCCGTGAAGGTCGACCGGGAGGAGCGGCCCGATGTCGACGCCGTGTACATGGAGGCCGTTCAGGCGGCCACCGGGCACGGCGGGTGGCCGATGACCGTCTTCCTCACGCCGGACGCCGAACCGTTCTACTTCGGGACCTACTTCCCGCCCGAGCCCCGGCACGGCTCGCCCTCCTTCCAGCAGGTTCTGGAAGGGGTCACGACCGCCTGGACCGACCGGCGCGAGGAGGTCGCCGAGGTGGCCGGGCGGATCGTGGCCGATCTGGCGGGGCGGTCGCTGGTCCACGGTGGGGACGGGGTGCCGGGGGAGTCCGAGGTGGCGCAGGCCCTGCTCGGGCTGACCCGGGAGTACGACGAGCAGCACGGCGGGTTCGGGGGCGCGCCCAAGTTTCCGCCGGCCATGGCCGTGGAGTTCCTGCTGCGCCATCACGCGCGGACCGGGGCCGAGGGAGCGCTCCAGATGGCCGCCGACACCTGTACGGCGATGGCCCGCGGCGGGATCTACGACCAGCTCGGCGGCGGGTTCGCGCGGTACTCCGTGGACCGGGAGTGGATCGTCCCGCACTTCGAGAAGATGCTCTACGACAACGCCCTGCTCTGCCGGGTGTACGCCCATCTCTGGCGGGCCACCGGGTCGGACGAGGCCCGGCGGATCGCCCTGGAGACCGCCGACTTCATGGTGCGGGAGCTGCGGACCGCCGAGGGCGGGTTCGCCTCCGCGCTGGACGCCGACAGCGAGGACGCGGAGGGCAGGCATGTCGAGGGCGCCTATTACGTGTGGACGCCCGAGCAGTTGCGTGACGTGCTCGGGGAGGACGACGCCGCCTTCGCCGCCGCCTGCTTCGGGGTGACCGAGGAAGGCACCTTCGAGGAGGGCGCCTCCGTGCTGCGGCTGCCGGGGGACGCCGGACCCGTGGACGCCGCGCGCGTCGCCGGCGTACGGGCCCGGCTGCTGGCCGCCCGTGACGAGCGGCCGCACCCGGGACGGGACGACAAGGTCGTCGCCGCCTGGAACGGGCTCGCCATCGCCGCCCTCGCCGAGACCGGCGCCTACTTCGACCGGCCCGACCTCGTGGAGCGGGCCACGGAAGCCGCCGATCTGCTGGTCCGGGTGCATCTGGGCGAAGTGGCCCGGCTGACCCGTACGTCCAAGGACGGGCGCGCCGGGGACAACGCCGGGGTGCTGGAGGACTACGGCGATGTCGCCGAGGGGTTCCTCGCGCTGGCGGCGGTGACGGGGGAGGGCGCCTGGCTGGAGTTCGCCGGGTTCCTGCTGGACATCGTGCTGGAGCAGTTCACGGGGGAGGGCGGTCAGTTGTTCGACACCGCCCATGACGCCGAGCAGCTCATCCGGCGGCCCCAGGATCCGACCGACAGCGCCACCCCGTCGGGGTGGACGGCCGCCGCGGGGGCGCTGCTCTCGTATGCCGCGTACACCGGGTCCGAGCCCCACCGCACCGCCGCCGAGGGCGCGCTCGGCGTGGTGAAGGCCCTCGGGCCCCGCGTCCCCCGGTTCGTCGGCTGGGGCCTCGCCGTGGCCGAGGCGCTGCTCGACGGGCCCCGCGAGGTGGCCGTGGCCGGGCCCGTCGGCGGTGAGCTGCACCGTACGGCGCTGCTGGGGCGGGCGCCGGGTGCGGTGGTCGCGGCCGGGGAGGGGCCGGGGGCGGGGGCCGAGTTCCCGCTGCTGGTGGACCGGCCGCCGGTGGGCGGCGAGCCGACCGCGTACGTCTGCCGTCACTTCGTCTGCGACGCGCCGACGACGGACGCGGGGGAGCTGGCGGACAAGCTGGGCGGGTGA
- a CDS encoding hemolysin III family protein, with the protein MTDAATDAATPGPVVLDPTPVKPRMRGWLHAGMFPAVVVAGITLIALTDSTTGRIACTVYVLSACLLFGVSAVYHRGTWGPRGEAVLRRLDHANIFLIIAGTYTPLTLLLLPESTARPLLWAIWAAAAAGIAFRVFWVGAPRWLYTPCYIAMGWTAVFFLPDFMRTGGVAVLVLVIVGGVLYSAGGVIYGLKKPNPSPRWFGFHEVFHSLTLAAFIAHYVGISLVAYQHG; encoded by the coding sequence ATGACTGACGCCGCCACCGACGCCGCGACCCCGGGCCCTGTCGTACTCGACCCCACCCCCGTGAAACCGCGGATGCGTGGCTGGCTGCACGCCGGAATGTTCCCGGCGGTCGTGGTCGCCGGCATCACCCTGATCGCCCTGACCGACAGCACGACGGGCCGGATCGCCTGCACCGTCTACGTCCTCAGCGCCTGCCTGCTGTTCGGCGTCAGCGCGGTCTACCACCGCGGCACCTGGGGGCCGCGCGGCGAGGCGGTGCTGCGCCGCCTGGACCACGCGAACATCTTCCTGATCATCGCGGGCACCTACACCCCGCTGACGCTGCTCCTGCTCCCCGAGTCGACGGCCCGGCCCCTGCTGTGGGCGATCTGGGCGGCCGCTGCGGCGGGTATCGCCTTCCGGGTGTTCTGGGTCGGCGCGCCACGCTGGCTCTACACCCCGTGCTACATCGCGATGGGCTGGACGGCGGTCTTCTTCCTGCCGGACTTCATGCGGACGGGCGGTGTCGCGGTCCTGGTCCTGGTGATCGTCGGCGGGGTGCTCTACAGCGCGGGCGGCGTGATCTACGGCCTCAAGAAGCCGAACCCGTCGCCGCGCTGGTTCGGCTTCCACGAGGTCTTCCACTCGCTGACGCTGGCGGCGTTCATCGCGCACTACGTGGGCATCTCGCTGGTGGCGTACCAGCACGGGTAG
- a CDS encoding tetratricopeptide repeat protein produces MRDSHRAEAERLLVRAVEEEARRSGGRIDAGALMSRARAALDTMAASAGEEYAAYTQALDSAAVGDRPLAERFSRAALGTPLLVTGVAAAAAFGADLALGANTGLAFGAGAAVAVAGTATTVAKATASHWPAAHRRAAAAGQPGGAEQLRLQWLTALEVRGIRPYLDQQRMLTPAKRTPKKQTAPAVRQLRGGDRSAAARTRVVLEQSFGHLPQADGPFSGRRTELAQIARWVHAARASTQTRPTVVVLHGAPGSGRTALAVRAAHTLKDQFRGACVVDLRGQVAGENPLPTRDALLHLLNRLGAPREQLLFREGSSAAQQVRRLAELYHQHLTGTPVTIVLDDATDAGQVRTLVPERSDSLVIVTAREPLELPEDLAAWVHHLPVGALDAAGAEELLREVAEEEEAGPYDYPSTDAIMELCGGLPLALRVAGSALGGRSRHTLAEDLAAYGPVDPVERALWLRYTDQGDQARRLLRRLALAGRASLGAAAAASLLAADEQEADRLLTVLARAGLLTRVRGSRYRLHDLVRAFALARLLDEEEPAERTAAQERLLTNYAELADAVIRMVDGKMSTRAGQFGPHGFGSLDSALRWLDDESSFITSALRHAEGVDQATVLHLLGALCDYCLLRGDLYRLGEISELTQAVDQGLLERSVQWRTGIAARQLGELDKARTTLSSVVGLYHEAQNDAGEALALCSLGITLHHQGNLTEAAARLGEALALQSSQAQAEDRAWTLHALAAVERDRGDLPRALALLADALRLHREGESLHGEAWTQFQLGQVRLRTGEVAAAEEALGTALELYGRTRDGRGEAWAITQLARARLLDEDPAAALEQLRDALARHRDNEDARGEAWTLYYLGQALEEDGDTDQAVRELERARTMFSRMRDVYGLACARHHSGRVTRDQRAAQTGNLRNSGFARQLLMDARADFRRIKVPYGEAWACVELALIDAGNGRAPQALELCGEAAELFASYGDARGGDWARFLRCTLLPYASPGGSEVGTVVAQQELAELIEARHPARDAKLEQSAAAFAVALERGVDLEDGWQAWRLGLTPTRGAGQIMGVAVEPARP; encoded by the coding sequence ATGCGGGACAGCCATCGGGCGGAAGCCGAGAGGCTGTTGGTGCGGGCCGTGGAGGAAGAGGCGCGGCGCAGCGGCGGGCGGATCGATGCCGGGGCGCTGATGTCGCGGGCGCGGGCCGCGCTCGACACCATGGCCGCCAGCGCGGGCGAGGAGTACGCCGCGTACACGCAGGCGCTGGACTCGGCGGCGGTGGGTGACCGGCCGCTGGCGGAGCGCTTCAGCAGAGCGGCGCTCGGAACGCCTCTGCTGGTGACGGGAGTTGCGGCGGCCGCCGCCTTCGGGGCGGATCTGGCGCTCGGCGCGAACACCGGTCTGGCGTTCGGTGCGGGCGCGGCCGTCGCGGTGGCCGGCACGGCGACGACCGTGGCGAAGGCGACCGCCTCGCACTGGCCCGCCGCCCATCGCCGCGCCGCTGCGGCCGGACAGCCGGGCGGGGCCGAGCAGTTGCGGCTCCAGTGGCTGACCGCCCTGGAGGTACGGGGCATCCGCCCGTATCTGGACCAGCAGCGGATGCTGACGCCCGCCAAGCGCACCCCGAAGAAGCAGACCGCCCCGGCGGTCAGGCAGTTGCGCGGCGGCGACCGCAGCGCGGCGGCCCGCACCCGGGTGGTGCTGGAGCAGTCGTTCGGCCATCTCCCGCAGGCTGACGGGCCGTTCAGCGGGCGGCGGACCGAGCTGGCGCAGATCGCCCGGTGGGTGCACGCGGCCCGTGCCTCCACGCAGACCCGGCCGACCGTCGTCGTGCTGCACGGCGCCCCCGGGTCGGGGCGGACCGCGCTCGCGGTGCGGGCGGCCCACACGCTCAAGGACCAGTTCCGGGGCGCGTGCGTGGTCGATCTGCGCGGCCAGGTCGCCGGGGAGAACCCGCTGCCGACCCGGGACGCCCTGCTCCATCTGCTGAACCGGCTGGGCGCGCCGCGCGAGCAACTGCTGTTCCGGGAGGGCTCGTCGGCGGCGCAGCAGGTGCGGCGGCTCGCCGAGCTGTACCACCAGCACCTCACGGGGACGCCCGTCACCATCGTGCTCGACGACGCGACGGACGCCGGTCAGGTGCGCACCCTGGTGCCGGAGCGTTCGGACAGTCTGGTGATCGTCACCGCCCGGGAGCCGCTGGAGCTGCCCGAGGACCTGGCGGCCTGGGTGCACCATCTGCCGGTCGGCGCGCTGGACGCGGCGGGCGCGGAGGAGCTGCTGCGGGAGGTCGCCGAGGAAGAGGAGGCCGGGCCCTACGACTACCCGTCGACGGACGCGATCATGGAACTGTGCGGTGGGCTGCCGCTGGCGCTGCGGGTGGCAGGGTCCGCGCTCGGGGGCCGCAGCCGGCACACACTCGCGGAGGATCTGGCCGCGTACGGGCCGGTGGACCCGGTGGAGCGGGCCCTGTGGCTGCGCTACACCGACCAGGGCGATCAGGCCCGCCGGCTCCTGCGGCGGCTCGCGCTGGCGGGCCGGGCGAGCCTCGGCGCGGCGGCGGCCGCATCGCTCCTGGCGGCGGACGAGCAGGAGGCGGACCGGCTGCTCACCGTGCTGGCGCGGGCCGGGCTGCTCACCCGCGTACGGGGGTCGCGCTACCGGCTGCACGACCTGGTGCGGGCCTTCGCGCTGGCCCGGCTGCTGGACGAGGAGGAGCCGGCCGAGCGGACGGCCGCCCAGGAGCGGCTGCTGACGAACTACGCGGAGCTGGCCGACGCGGTGATCCGGATGGTCGACGGGAAGATGTCGACCCGCGCCGGGCAGTTCGGCCCGCACGGCTTCGGTTCGCTGGACTCGGCGCTGCGCTGGCTGGACGACGAGTCGAGCTTCATCACCTCCGCGCTGCGGCACGCGGAGGGCGTCGACCAGGCCACGGTGCTGCATCTGCTGGGCGCCCTGTGCGACTACTGCCTGCTGCGCGGCGACCTGTACCGGCTGGGTGAGATCAGCGAGCTGACCCAGGCCGTGGACCAGGGGCTGCTGGAGCGCTCGGTGCAGTGGCGTACGGGCATCGCGGCCCGGCAGCTCGGCGAGCTGGACAAGGCCCGCACCACGCTGTCCTCCGTCGTCGGCCTCTACCACGAGGCACAGAACGACGCGGGCGAGGCGCTGGCCCTCTGCTCGCTCGGCATCACCCTGCACCACCAGGGCAATCTGACCGAGGCGGCGGCCCGGCTCGGCGAGGCGCTGGCCCTCCAGTCGTCACAGGCGCAGGCCGAGGACCGGGCCTGGACCCTGCACGCGCTGGCGGCCGTGGAGCGCGACCGGGGCGATCTGCCGAGGGCGCTGGCGCTGCTGGCCGACGCGCTGCGCCTGCACCGGGAGGGCGAGTCGCTGCACGGCGAGGCGTGGACGCAGTTCCAGCTGGGCCAGGTGCGGCTGCGCACCGGCGAGGTGGCGGCGGCCGAGGAGGCCCTGGGCACCGCCCTGGAGCTGTACGGGCGCACCCGCGACGGGCGCGGTGAGGCGTGGGCGATCACGCAGCTGGCCCGGGCCCGGCTGCTGGACGAGGACCCGGCCGCCGCGCTGGAGCAGCTGCGGGACGCCCTGGCCCGGCACCGGGACAACGAGGACGCGCGCGGTGAGGCGTGGACCCTGTACTACCTGGGTCAGGCGCTGGAGGAGGACGGGGACACCGATCAGGCGGTTCGCGAGCTGGAGCGGGCCCGCACGATGTTCTCCCGGATGCGGGACGTGTACGGGCTGGCGTGCGCCCGGCACCACTCGGGCCGGGTGACCCGGGACCAGCGGGCCGCGCAGACGGGCAACCTCCGCAATTCGGGGTTCGCCCGGCAGCTGCTGATGGACGCCCGGGCCGACTTCCGGCGGATCAAGGTGCCGTACGGGGAGGCATGGGCGTGCGTGGAGCTGGCGTTGATCGACGCGGGCAACGGCCGGGCCCCGCAGGCGCTGGAGCTGTGCGGGGAGGCGGCGGAGCTGTTCGCCTCGTACGGGGACGCTCGGGGCGGCGACTGGGCCCGGTTCCTGCGCTGCACGCTGCTGCCGTACGCCTCGCCCGGGGGCAGCGAGGTGGGCACGGTGGTCGCACAGCAGGAGCTGGCCGAGCTGATCGAGGCCCGGCACCCGGCCCGGGACGCCAAGCTGGAGCAGTCGGCGGCGGCGTTCGCGGTGGCGCTGGAGCGGGGTGTCGACCTGGAGGACGGCTGGCAGGCGTGGCGGCTGGGGCTGACCCCGACCCGCGGCGCCGGCCAGATCATGGGCGTGGCGGTGGAGCCGGCGAGGCCGTGA
- a CDS encoding Uma2 family endonuclease → MTAEMVAPAWMHTQISAEQYDSWSEEQCAGIEIVDGMVVVSPSASKRQNRLARILANALDAAAGADWNADTDFDVRLQDVPLTNRRPDVIVYRSETIGLTPTRPEHVLLVVEVVSPGSETTDRIVKVDQYAKAGIPFYWRVEQAATGVPIVYTYVLDPATKAYRDGEMFTGAVKAAAPFSVAVDLGTI, encoded by the coding sequence ATGACCGCCGAGATGGTGGCGCCCGCGTGGATGCATACGCAGATCAGCGCGGAGCAGTACGACTCCTGGTCCGAGGAGCAGTGCGCCGGCATCGAGATCGTGGACGGGATGGTCGTCGTGAGCCCGAGCGCCTCCAAGCGCCAAAACCGGCTGGCCCGCATCCTGGCCAACGCCCTGGACGCCGCCGCGGGCGCGGACTGGAACGCCGACACAGACTTCGACGTCCGCCTGCAGGACGTTCCCCTCACCAACCGCCGTCCGGATGTCATCGTCTACCGGTCGGAAACTATCGGCCTCACGCCTACCCGCCCCGAGCACGTACTCCTGGTCGTCGAGGTGGTGTCGCCCGGCTCGGAGACCACCGACCGGATCGTGAAGGTGGACCAGTACGCCAAGGCCGGCATCCCCTTCTACTGGCGGGTCGAGCAGGCCGCCACCGGGGTCCCGATCGTCTATACGTACGTCCTCGATCCCGCCACCAAGGCCTACCGGGACGGCGAGATGTTCACCGGCGCGGTGAAAGCCGCTGCGCCCTTCTCCGTCGCCGTCGACCTCGGAACCATCTGA